Proteins encoded in a region of the Bombyx mori chromosome 21, ASM3026992v2 genome:
- the Or-17 gene encoding olfactory receptor 17 isoform X4 has product MREDKMEINNSQKFYTKMIFRYLYSVGLGDWWYQHEDRSDSHRKLYCLWAVISNAYIFLNICNELLANFRKDLTDVEKNDAIQFSFAHPLIFAKIASFFFNRKKIREVFGRLLEENRSVYSCGELEKESMKQIKRYSLAFIGVSYMTLVMSTIDGLRAHFKEGIPIRTEVTYYPSPSNSGVIVNILRFLVEFHWWYIVSVMVAIDSLAVASFVFVTFKFKLLQRYFKDMGLTVRRDQSNMTDEALADKFRRDFIVGVKLHENALWCAENVQKAFGWVYSVQVFETVALLVMCLVKLVTTNHNMIFLLANFAFMLCVIILNGSYMMPAGDVTYEASEVPTSIFLCGWELVRQTDLRFLVVVAIQRSQVPVIMKAFGIMTLSYSNFIAVLRFSYSFFAVLY; this is encoded by the exons ATGAGAGAAGATAAAATGGAAATTAATAATTCCCAAAAATTTTACACGAAAATGATTTTTCGTTATCTTTACTCTGTTGGTTTGGGCGATTGGTGGTACCAGCACGAAGACCGCTCAGACTCACACCGGAAACTCTACTGTCTGTGGGCAGTAATATCGAATGCTTATATATTCCTGAACATTTGCAACGAGTTACTGGCAAATTTTAGGAAAGACCTTACCGACGTCGAAAAGAATGATGCGATCCAGTTCAGTTTTGCTCATCCGCTGATCTTCGCTAAGAtcgcgtcttttttttttaataggaagAAGATAAGAGAAGTATTTGGCAGGCTGTTAGAAGAAAACAGGTCTGTATACTCATGTGGGGAGTTGGAGAAAGAGTCTATGAAACAGATCAAGAGGTACAGTTTGGCTTTCATTGGAGTTTCTTATATGACTTTGGTTATGTCGACTATTGACGGGTTGAGGGCGCATTTTAAGGAAG GCATTCCGATCAGGACTGAAGTAACTTACTACCCCTCTCCATCGAACTCTGGCGTTATTGTCAACATCCTTCGGTTTCTGGTCGAGTTCCACTGGTGGTACATAGTGTCCGTAATGGTGGCCATAGACAGCTTGGCTGTGGCCTCCTTTGTCTTCGTCACATTCAAGTTCAAGTTACTCCAGCGCTACTTTAAGGATATGGGGTTGACCGTACGTCGCGATCAAAGCAATATGACAGACGAGGCACTTGCAGATAAATTTCGAAGGGACTTCATTGTAGGCGTCAAATTACACGAAAATGCTTTGTG GTGTGCCGAAAACGTTCAAAAAGCTTTCGGATGGGTCTACAGCGTTCAGGTGTTTGAGACAGTGGCGCTGTTGGTGATGTGCCTCGTAAAGCTCGTG ACCACGAACCACAACATGATCTTCTTATTGGCCAACTTTGCTTTTATGTTATGCGTTATTATACTGAATGGTTCTTATATGATGCCAGCTGGTGACGTCACTTATGAG gCCTCAGAAGTACCGACGTCTATATTTCTGTGTGGATGGGAGCTGGTGCGTCAGACTGACCTTCGTTTCCTCGTAGTGGTTGCCATTCAAAGAAGTCAAgttcccgtcattatgaaggcTTTTGGTATCATGACGTTATCGTATAGCAATTTCATTGCG GTACTGCGTTTTTCTTATTCATTCTTTGCAGTTTTATATTAG
- the Or-17 gene encoding olfactory receptor 17 isoform X5: MLGWKKIREVFGRLLEENRSVYSCGELEKESMKQIKRYSLAFIGVSYMTLVMSTIDGLRAHFKEGIPIRTEVTYYPSPSNSGVIVNILRFLVEFHWWYIVSVMVAIDSLAVASFVFVTFKFKLLQRYFKDMGLTVRRDQSNMTDEALADKFRRDFIVGVKLHENALWCAENVQKAFGWVYSVQVFETVALLVMCLVKLVTTNHNMIFLLANFAFMLCVIILNGSYMMPAGDVTYEASEVPTSIFLCGWELVRQTDLRFLVVVAIQRSQVPVIMKAFGIMTLSYSNFIAVSLFKFYVQFQINLF; this comes from the exons ATGCTCGGGTG gaagAAGATAAGAGAAGTATTTGGCAGGCTGTTAGAAGAAAACAGGTCTGTATACTCATGTGGGGAGTTGGAGAAAGAGTCTATGAAACAGATCAAGAGGTACAGTTTGGCTTTCATTGGAGTTTCTTATATGACTTTGGTTATGTCGACTATTGACGGGTTGAGGGCGCATTTTAAGGAAG GCATTCCGATCAGGACTGAAGTAACTTACTACCCCTCTCCATCGAACTCTGGCGTTATTGTCAACATCCTTCGGTTTCTGGTCGAGTTCCACTGGTGGTACATAGTGTCCGTAATGGTGGCCATAGACAGCTTGGCTGTGGCCTCCTTTGTCTTCGTCACATTCAAGTTCAAGTTACTCCAGCGCTACTTTAAGGATATGGGGTTGACCGTACGTCGCGATCAAAGCAATATGACAGACGAGGCACTTGCAGATAAATTTCGAAGGGACTTCATTGTAGGCGTCAAATTACACGAAAATGCTTTGTG GTGTGCCGAAAACGTTCAAAAAGCTTTCGGATGGGTCTACAGCGTTCAGGTGTTTGAGACAGTGGCGCTGTTGGTGATGTGCCTCGTAAAGCTCGTG ACCACGAACCACAACATGATCTTCTTATTGGCCAACTTTGCTTTTATGTTATGCGTTATTATACTGAATGGTTCTTATATGATGCCAGCTGGTGACGTCACTTATGAG gCCTCAGAAGTACCGACGTCTATATTTCTGTGTGGATGGGAGCTGGTGCGTCAGACTGACCTTCGTTTCCTCGTAGTGGTTGCCATTCAAAGAAGTCAAgttcccgtcattatgaaggcTTTTGGTATCATGACGTTATCGTATAGCAATTTCATTGCGGTTagtctttttaaattttatgttcaatttcaaattaatttattctaa
- the Or-17 gene encoding olfactory receptor 17: MREDKMEINNSQKFYTKMIFRYLYSVGLGDWWYQHEDRSDSHRKLYCLWAVISNAYIFLNICNELLANFRKDLTDVEKNDAIQFSFAHPLIFAKIASFFFNRKKIREVFGRLLEENRSVYSCGELEKESMKQIKRYSLAFIGVSYMTLVMSTIDGLRAHFKEGIPIRTEVTYYPSPSNSGVIVNILRFLVEFHWWYIVSVMVAIDSLAVASFVFVTFKFKLLQRYFKDMGLTVRRDQSNMTDEALADKFRRDFIVGVKLHENALWCAENVQKAFGWVYSVQVFETVALLVMCLVKLVTTNHNMIFLLANFAFMLCVIILNGSYMMPAGDVTYEASEVPTSIFLCGWELVRQTDLRFLVVVAIQRSQVPVIMKAFGIMTLSYSNFIAVSLFKFYVQFQINLF, translated from the exons ATGAGAGAAGATAAAATGGAAATTAATAATTCCCAAAAATTTTACACGAAAATGATTTTTCGTTATCTTTACTCTGTTGGTTTGGGCGATTGGTGGTACCAGCACGAAGACCGCTCAGACTCACACCGGAAACTCTACTGTCTGTGGGCAGTAATATCGAATGCTTATATATTCCTGAACATTTGCAACGAGTTACTGGCAAATTTTAGGAAAGACCTTACCGACGTCGAAAAGAATGATGCGATCCAGTTCAGTTTTGCTCATCCGCTGATCTTCGCTAAGAtcgcgtcttttttttttaataggaagAAGATAAGAGAAGTATTTGGCAGGCTGTTAGAAGAAAACAGGTCTGTATACTCATGTGGGGAGTTGGAGAAAGAGTCTATGAAACAGATCAAGAGGTACAGTTTGGCTTTCATTGGAGTTTCTTATATGACTTTGGTTATGTCGACTATTGACGGGTTGAGGGCGCATTTTAAGGAAG GCATTCCGATCAGGACTGAAGTAACTTACTACCCCTCTCCATCGAACTCTGGCGTTATTGTCAACATCCTTCGGTTTCTGGTCGAGTTCCACTGGTGGTACATAGTGTCCGTAATGGTGGCCATAGACAGCTTGGCTGTGGCCTCCTTTGTCTTCGTCACATTCAAGTTCAAGTTACTCCAGCGCTACTTTAAGGATATGGGGTTGACCGTACGTCGCGATCAAAGCAATATGACAGACGAGGCACTTGCAGATAAATTTCGAAGGGACTTCATTGTAGGCGTCAAATTACACGAAAATGCTTTGTG GTGTGCCGAAAACGTTCAAAAAGCTTTCGGATGGGTCTACAGCGTTCAGGTGTTTGAGACAGTGGCGCTGTTGGTGATGTGCCTCGTAAAGCTCGTG ACCACGAACCACAACATGATCTTCTTATTGGCCAACTTTGCTTTTATGTTATGCGTTATTATACTGAATGGTTCTTATATGATGCCAGCTGGTGACGTCACTTATGAG gCCTCAGAAGTACCGACGTCTATATTTCTGTGTGGATGGGAGCTGGTGCGTCAGACTGACCTTCGTTTCCTCGTAGTGGTTGCCATTCAAAGAAGTCAAgttcccgtcattatgaaggcTTTTGGTATCATGACGTTATCGTATAGCAATTTCATTGCGGTTagtctttttaaattttatgttcaatttcaaattaatttattctaa
- the Or-17 gene encoding olfactory receptor 17 isoform X1 gives MSPVRMVFDDELEEIFDDPIKINFGSGGIMNGLLRGTEIFDLDCVAEEADVDIIDLTGSRSYRNLPVLEDKCDIKPLNVKLVDCFKYPWYYRKNLSEILRNLNKSKKNIEKDTREKKTSKVVLSSEMEKREITKAKRNDGKYLKGTDKEKEYFRRKLDIEIRRAVSQRNKTEVDFKRNKGLIGMVVTEKKINIDKTEGLNKPIPEKIKIDNKHKNKPNDKESETFIQNVKSNQSKPEDMSSSIQSKSNSPSELGLLRDLDNKQDNRKDSTKSKVIQKKLKDSKKYREVHKCMKPDKRREKSEERVKTHCSNKEIYFKLRYFQDGKMITKIVKCIEDSKNDCMDNYDIATQTKRKKLATVQEKSTNMKITEPINDEAVRPQSAAHNIDMNVTNRSPLNETNTVKLGENDKMNKPTNLSTNPSTSLQSSLNIYENNLKRVREDIEKQINKTLSEKPQFEPKASYNNTPKDLSNQPSKNLLAAVAADCAMMNSANNSVSENILNHISRNQKQSNQLLSQDQARQSSFHVVAYNAGTTANHQNIYINRNHSMPASSNDLHHNVNSPYLPRIHNNYSLINQGHTQANLSKYYHNQVPSVSRPQGNSNNQNILSAPQNNNEHNRFIPPIYTNAIRPEVSSNHYRPAYSQNIPQTFHQSVMQGFPRQYYPNYYRQRSYYDGGLCNGKNNPARSTDINQNRSWPGSNGTRVPYSECSSLPPLPIPPPPYTLPNQHLSTPDSMLSTQDTSIIGRNDEGLIKKINIRTGPLSNILEKNKKNPLCENRESESSLSAQKQYQVHSIEKEKDPKDELGHALFSEKSVAAKNAVQKELDDLITNLFEPDTSSITFTANVESNKAEMNNPMSKPCPLSKKLKDQAVVTSHKTNEENRNNSKVLNASPNGESSKEAVETINNSPFLNKSVLKSRLLEENEILIDRKISKKRFLFEKNVTDKEGTKKISIEEYKNRSLGSRNGQSKSSIKSNENRSVK, from the exons ATGa GTCCCGTGAGGATGGTGTTCGATGACGAGCTTGAAGAAATCTTTGATGATCCTATTAAGATTAATTTTGGAAGCGGCGGTATAATGAACGGTTTACTGCGTG GCACAGAAATATTTGATCTTGATTGTGTCGCAGAAGAGGCCGATGTTGATATTATTGATCTGACTGGGTCTCGCAGTTATCGGAACTTGCCAGTGTTAGAAGATAAGTGTGACATCAAGCCGTTGAATGTTAAACTGGTCGACTGTTTCAAATATCCATGGTATTATAGGAAGAATTTATCAGAAATATTGAGAAACttaaataaaagcaaaaaaaatattgaaaaagataCGCGAGAGAAAAAAACCAGTAAAGTAGTTCTGAGTTCTGAAATGGAAAAGAGAGAAATAACTAAAGCAAAGAGAAACGACGGAAAGTATTTAAAAGGCACAGataaagaaaaagaatattTCAGACGTAAATTAGATATAGAAATACGAAGAGCAGTCAGTCAAAGAAATAAAACTGAAGTTgattttaaaagaaacaaagGATTAATCGGAATGGTAgtgactgaaaaaaaaattaacatagaTAAAACTGAAGGACTAAATAAACCTATacctgaaaaaattaaaatcgataATAAACATAAGAATAAGCCAAATGACAAAGAAAGCGAAACATTTATTCAGAATGTTAAAAGTAATCAAAGCAAACCTGAAGATATGAGTAGTTCTATTCAGTCAAAATCAAACTCACCTAGTGAGTTAGGGCTACTTCGTGATTTAGATAATAAGCAAGACAACAGAAAAGATTCAACAAAGTCGAAAGTTATTCAGAAGAAGTTGAAAGATTCTAAGAAATATAGAGAGGTTCATAAGTGCATGAAACCAGATAAACGTCGAGAAAAGAGTGAAGAACGTGTAAAAACTCATTGCTccaataaagaaatatattttaaattacggtATTTCCAGGATGGAAAGATGATAACGAAAATTGTCAAATGTATTGAAGATTCGAAAAACGATTGCATGGATAATTACGATATAGCTACTCAGACCAAACGTAAGAAGCTTGCAACAGTACAAGAAAAGTCTACAAATATGAAGATTACTGAACCAATAAATGATGAAGCGGTTCGTCCACAATCTGCGGCACATAATATTGATATGAATGTCACAAACAGATCGCCTTTGAATGAAACGAATACGGTTAAACTTGGAGAGAATGATAAAATGAACAAACCAACGAATCTGTCTACAAATCCATCAACATCCTTACAATCTTCACTGAATATTTATGAAAACAATTTGAAACGAGTCCGAGAAGatattgaaaaacaaattaacaagACACTATCAGAAAAACCCCAATTTGAACCAAAAGCAAGCTATAATAACACCCCTAAAGATCTAAGCAATCAACCTTCTAAAAATCTATTGGCTGCAGTAGCAGCTGATTGTGCAATGATGAATTCTGCGAATAATTCAGTCagtgaaaatatattgaatcATATATCTAGGAATCAAAAACAGAGTAATCAATTGTTGTCCCAAGATCAAGCAAGACAGTCTTCATTCCACGTCGTGGCCTATAATGCAGGAACTACTGCTAATCACCAGAATATTTACATCAATAGGAATCATAGTATGCCTGCTTCAAGTAATGATTTACACCATAATGTCAATTCTCCATATCTGCCACGAATCCATAAcaattattcattaataaacCAGGGACATACTCAAGCAAATTTAAGCAAATATTATCATAACCAAGTCCCTAGCGTATCTAGACCCCAGGGAAATTCCAATAATCAAAACATTTTATCTGCTCCCCAAAATAACAATGAGCACAATCGCTTCATACCTCCAATCTACACCAACGCAATTAGGCCTGAGGTATCTTCTAACCACTACAGACCAGCGTATTCTCAAAATATACCACAAACTTTTCACCAGTCTGTAATGCAAGGTTTCCCTCGACAATATTATCCAAATTACTATCGACAGCGTTCCTATTACGATGGAGGACTGTGTAATGGTAAAAATAATCCGGCACGTTCTACTGATATAAATCAAAATCGTAGCTGGCCTGGTAGTAATGGGACTCGTGTTCCATATTCTGAATGTTCTAGTCTACCCCCATTACCGATACCACCACCTCCATACACATTGCCGAATCAGCATCTCTCCACTCCTGATTCAATGCTATCTACACAAGATACTTCAATAATTGGAAGGAATGATGAAGGTCTCATTAAGAAGATCAATATTAGAACCGGACCACTTAGCAATAtcttggaaaaaaataaaaaaaatccattatgTGAGAACAGAGAGTCGGAAAGCTCATTATCAGCGCAAAAACAATATCAAGTACACTCTATTGAAAAGGAAAAAGACCCAAAAGATGAATTGGGGCATGcattattttcagaaaaatcGGTGGCAGCAAAAAATGCCGTGCAGAAGGAATTGGATGACTTAATAACAAACCTTTTTGAACCTGATACCAGTTCCATTACGTTTACTGCTAATGTTGAATCAAATAAAGCTGAGATGAATAATCCTATGTCCAAGCCGTGCCCTCTATCGAAGAAATTAAAGGACCAAGCGGTGGTTACGTCCCATAAAACAAATGAAGAAAACAGAAATAATTCAAAGGTTTTAAACGCGTCTCCTAACGGTGAAAGTTCTAAAGAAGCTGTTGAAACAATTAATAATTCGCCTTTTCTCaataaatctgttttaaaatCGAGATTGCTCGAAGAAAACGAAATTTTAATCGATAGAAAAATATCAAAGAagagatttttatttgaaaagaatGTTACAGATAAAGAAGGGACCAAAAAAATTTCTATAgaggaatataaaaatagatcTTTAGGAAGTCGAAACGGTCAATCGAAGTCTAGCATAAAATCGAATGAGAATCGATCAGTGAAATAA
- the Or-17 gene encoding olfactory receptor 17 isoform X2: MVFDDELEEIFDDPIKINFGSGGIMNGLLRGTEIFDLDCVAEEADVDIIDLTGSRSYRNLPVLEDKCDIKPLNVKLVDCFKYPWYYRKNLSEILRNLNKSKKNIEKDTREKKTSKVVLSSEMEKREITKAKRNDGKYLKGTDKEKEYFRRKLDIEIRRAVSQRNKTEVDFKRNKGLIGMVVTEKKINIDKTEGLNKPIPEKIKIDNKHKNKPNDKESETFIQNVKSNQSKPEDMSSSIQSKSNSPSELGLLRDLDNKQDNRKDSTKSKVIQKKLKDSKKYREVHKCMKPDKRREKSEERVKTHCSNKEIYFKLRYFQDGKMITKIVKCIEDSKNDCMDNYDIATQTKRKKLATVQEKSTNMKITEPINDEAVRPQSAAHNIDMNVTNRSPLNETNTVKLGENDKMNKPTNLSTNPSTSLQSSLNIYENNLKRVREDIEKQINKTLSEKPQFEPKASYNNTPKDLSNQPSKNLLAAVAADCAMMNSANNSVSENILNHISRNQKQSNQLLSQDQARQSSFHVVAYNAGTTANHQNIYINRNHSMPASSNDLHHNVNSPYLPRIHNNYSLINQGHTQANLSKYYHNQVPSVSRPQGNSNNQNILSAPQNNNEHNRFIPPIYTNAIRPEVSSNHYRPAYSQNIPQTFHQSVMQGFPRQYYPNYYRQRSYYDGGLCNGKNNPARSTDINQNRSWPGSNGTRVPYSECSSLPPLPIPPPPYTLPNQHLSTPDSMLSTQDTSIIGRNDEGLIKKINIRTGPLSNILEKNKKNPLCENRESESSLSAQKQYQVHSIEKEKDPKDELGHALFSEKSVAAKNAVQKELDDLITNLFEPDTSSITFTANVESNKAEMNNPMSKPCPLSKKLKDQAVVTSHKTNEENRNNSKVLNASPNGESSKEAVETINNSPFLNKSVLKSRLLEENEILIDRKISKKRFLFEKNVTDKEGTKKISIEEYKNRSLGSRNGQSKSSIKSNENRSVK, translated from the exons ATGGTGTTCGATGACGAGCTTGAAGAAATCTTTGATGATCCTATTAAGATTAATTTTGGAAGCGGCGGTATAATGAACGGTTTACTGCGTG GCACAGAAATATTTGATCTTGATTGTGTCGCAGAAGAGGCCGATGTTGATATTATTGATCTGACTGGGTCTCGCAGTTATCGGAACTTGCCAGTGTTAGAAGATAAGTGTGACATCAAGCCGTTGAATGTTAAACTGGTCGACTGTTTCAAATATCCATGGTATTATAGGAAGAATTTATCAGAAATATTGAGAAACttaaataaaagcaaaaaaaatattgaaaaagataCGCGAGAGAAAAAAACCAGTAAAGTAGTTCTGAGTTCTGAAATGGAAAAGAGAGAAATAACTAAAGCAAAGAGAAACGACGGAAAGTATTTAAAAGGCACAGataaagaaaaagaatattTCAGACGTAAATTAGATATAGAAATACGAAGAGCAGTCAGTCAAAGAAATAAAACTGAAGTTgattttaaaagaaacaaagGATTAATCGGAATGGTAgtgactgaaaaaaaaattaacatagaTAAAACTGAAGGACTAAATAAACCTATacctgaaaaaattaaaatcgataATAAACATAAGAATAAGCCAAATGACAAAGAAAGCGAAACATTTATTCAGAATGTTAAAAGTAATCAAAGCAAACCTGAAGATATGAGTAGTTCTATTCAGTCAAAATCAAACTCACCTAGTGAGTTAGGGCTACTTCGTGATTTAGATAATAAGCAAGACAACAGAAAAGATTCAACAAAGTCGAAAGTTATTCAGAAGAAGTTGAAAGATTCTAAGAAATATAGAGAGGTTCATAAGTGCATGAAACCAGATAAACGTCGAGAAAAGAGTGAAGAACGTGTAAAAACTCATTGCTccaataaagaaatatattttaaattacggtATTTCCAGGATGGAAAGATGATAACGAAAATTGTCAAATGTATTGAAGATTCGAAAAACGATTGCATGGATAATTACGATATAGCTACTCAGACCAAACGTAAGAAGCTTGCAACAGTACAAGAAAAGTCTACAAATATGAAGATTACTGAACCAATAAATGATGAAGCGGTTCGTCCACAATCTGCGGCACATAATATTGATATGAATGTCACAAACAGATCGCCTTTGAATGAAACGAATACGGTTAAACTTGGAGAGAATGATAAAATGAACAAACCAACGAATCTGTCTACAAATCCATCAACATCCTTACAATCTTCACTGAATATTTATGAAAACAATTTGAAACGAGTCCGAGAAGatattgaaaaacaaattaacaagACACTATCAGAAAAACCCCAATTTGAACCAAAAGCAAGCTATAATAACACCCCTAAAGATCTAAGCAATCAACCTTCTAAAAATCTATTGGCTGCAGTAGCAGCTGATTGTGCAATGATGAATTCTGCGAATAATTCAGTCagtgaaaatatattgaatcATATATCTAGGAATCAAAAACAGAGTAATCAATTGTTGTCCCAAGATCAAGCAAGACAGTCTTCATTCCACGTCGTGGCCTATAATGCAGGAACTACTGCTAATCACCAGAATATTTACATCAATAGGAATCATAGTATGCCTGCTTCAAGTAATGATTTACACCATAATGTCAATTCTCCATATCTGCCACGAATCCATAAcaattattcattaataaacCAGGGACATACTCAAGCAAATTTAAGCAAATATTATCATAACCAAGTCCCTAGCGTATCTAGACCCCAGGGAAATTCCAATAATCAAAACATTTTATCTGCTCCCCAAAATAACAATGAGCACAATCGCTTCATACCTCCAATCTACACCAACGCAATTAGGCCTGAGGTATCTTCTAACCACTACAGACCAGCGTATTCTCAAAATATACCACAAACTTTTCACCAGTCTGTAATGCAAGGTTTCCCTCGACAATATTATCCAAATTACTATCGACAGCGTTCCTATTACGATGGAGGACTGTGTAATGGTAAAAATAATCCGGCACGTTCTACTGATATAAATCAAAATCGTAGCTGGCCTGGTAGTAATGGGACTCGTGTTCCATATTCTGAATGTTCTAGTCTACCCCCATTACCGATACCACCACCTCCATACACATTGCCGAATCAGCATCTCTCCACTCCTGATTCAATGCTATCTACACAAGATACTTCAATAATTGGAAGGAATGATGAAGGTCTCATTAAGAAGATCAATATTAGAACCGGACCACTTAGCAATAtcttggaaaaaaataaaaaaaatccattatgTGAGAACAGAGAGTCGGAAAGCTCATTATCAGCGCAAAAACAATATCAAGTACACTCTATTGAAAAGGAAAAAGACCCAAAAGATGAATTGGGGCATGcattattttcagaaaaatcGGTGGCAGCAAAAAATGCCGTGCAGAAGGAATTGGATGACTTAATAACAAACCTTTTTGAACCTGATACCAGTTCCATTACGTTTACTGCTAATGTTGAATCAAATAAAGCTGAGATGAATAATCCTATGTCCAAGCCGTGCCCTCTATCGAAGAAATTAAAGGACCAAGCGGTGGTTACGTCCCATAAAACAAATGAAGAAAACAGAAATAATTCAAAGGTTTTAAACGCGTCTCCTAACGGTGAAAGTTCTAAAGAAGCTGTTGAAACAATTAATAATTCGCCTTTTCTCaataaatctgttttaaaatCGAGATTGCTCGAAGAAAACGAAATTTTAATCGATAGAAAAATATCAAAGAagagatttttatttgaaaagaatGTTACAGATAAAGAAGGGACCAAAAAAATTTCTATAgaggaatataaaaatagatcTTTAGGAAGTCGAAACGGTCAATCGAAGTCTAGCATAAAATCGAATGAGAATCGATCAGTGAAATAA